The stretch of DNA ACAAAAACTCCATTATGTTGGCACCCATCTCCAGCAATGCAGTTCGATGTTGCCTTATCGTTCTAGTGATAAATAAAAAGTTGGGTGTCCCAGTGTTCCAGCATGAACATCAAAGCAGGGTGACTGCCGACTAGTGCATTAGGCTTGCAACCCTGGCACGTTTCGTATGCACAACATTCATATTAACGGCCATCCAACGTGAAGAAAGGAAGGGTTGCTTGGTGAAAATGAGCCTCGAGTCTACAAAGACGTGGAATGAAAGCTTGTGAACACTCGTAGGTAGGAGCTTTTTGTTTGCGGCCCACGTGTCTGCTTAACAACACGATGAAAGTGGTTTTTGGAAAGGAACAGGAGCGTACAACTTCCCGACCAACGACGAACGAATATTTTGTTagtccttttttcaaaattattatgtaaaaaaaaacatgatagCTAATTAACAGCCATGAGAAACACACTTTTACAGAAAATacatggtttttgaaaatagaatcTTTCTTAGCCGACGAAAATTTCTTTCGAAATGACTTTTGTTAgtcctttttccaaaatattatggtaaaaaaaaacatgatagCTAATTAACATCCATGAGAAACACACTTTTACAGAAAATacatggtttttgaaaatagaatcTTTCTTAGCCGACGAAAATTTCTTTCGAAATGACTTTTGACCTGCTTTTAAATCAAGTCTTGagaagtattttttttgttttttcgcTGATCCTCACATCTTAGGCCCAACCCTTGTATTGTATTGATTATCATAAAAGCCCGATGAAAATTATACAATCCATAAATATAAATCAGTACATGTTTTGAGCCATTGTTTGGACGGGATATTGTTTTTCTTATCTAGGTCTTTATTGCATTCGCCCTGATCCATCTTGGAGCCTTCCAACAgtgttttcaagacaaaatttCGCTGTCCCAGAGGGATAATTGATCATTTCCCATCTTCTTCTCAGTGCCACATGGAATGGGGAGAAGAGCCCTGAGAATATTTCCTCTTGGATCATTCCCACAGCCATAAAAGAGACCACCTTGTTTGCTTTGCGAATCTTGATCAATCTAAGCGAGAATGAAACCACTTTTTGATGGCAGCAGGCCTGCTGGTCTTTCTGAACGAAAGGGCTCTTAGATTTGAAGGAAGAAGGCAACGGGGTTCTTTTATGGGAAACGGAGGCTGTCACATAATGGCCTGGATGCCAATCATGCTTCCCCTCTGCCATGCCTCAGTATCTCAAAAATGTGCATCAATGTATCTGGCAAATATTGGGAGAGCCTTTATGAGTCCCTTCAATCTCCAGTATTGTTATTACTAAAAAAACGTGGTGAACCTCTTCCAAGAACATCGAATGTAGCCTTCGAGAGCAATTCACTTGTCCACCATTTTGGGAGAACGATACTCAGGGATCCAAATTTAAGATTAATTGATGGGCTGTCTCCATTTTGAGGCTAGAAATGATTGCTTTTGGGCCATGAAAAATGGATCACATAGTTGTTAAGTGGACAAGACAACAGCAACTTCCAACAGGAAGTTGGATGGGGCCACCAAGGTAGCTTCCTAGTTTACATTTGGGCTTGCTTTCATTTGGGTGGGCCCTTACTCGCTCACTTACTCATTCTCTCACTCAGAGTCGATCAAACCAAACGAGATTGGTGAGAAACTGTGCTTAATTATTCAGGGCTATAATGAATTGGATATTAGTCAAAGTCACGAATGTCGAGGGCCTTTAATGAGTGAGTACCACATGGCTGGCTTCAAAGGAAGCTATTTTCCCCTGTTATTGATGAGGTGACCAAAAACGGGTTTTTGAATCTAGAAAGACTTTGGCTATTTTACATTTACCCCTTTTATTTAAAATCTGACATGGAAAATGTGAGCTTGGATGGGCAGTACTTCAATTGATAACTTGTGTAACTTTACCCTCTATTCTTGGATTGGAATGAGAAATGGGTGAAAAATTatataaaatatgaaaatattcattgaatGAGCAAGGGATATGCTTGTTAGAGTGTATCAAGCAGGAATTTATGTTAAAAGCGAGTGGCACTTGCAGGTTTTAAATTGTAGGATAGATAGTTCAGAGTTTTAGGGAGATAAATGACACTTCAAAACACGTTTTACCCTTGAAAATTTTCTATGTTGCTGAAAATATGCAATGATCTGTGAAAAAGCGCATTCAATTAAAACCTAGGTATATCAGCCTCATAAGTTTGGATGCTGATCGCTGAAAAATAAGATAGAACTTTTTGAGCCCCAAAAATTGCAAGTAAAGGTATCTAGAATGGCAAACAATTAGACAAATAAACCCgaaatttgtaaaaatatcaaaacatgCCAAATAAATTGGCGAATCGACCCAAAAATGTCGAATGCATTggcaaacaaaatgaaacgtTTTGCGGGAAATTATGAAGATAAAACAAACTAAAAGTTTGACTGATCCATCATAGTCATCATGATGGATAATGGTGCAATGCCAGAATTTCCAAACTTATCCTAATGAAATTAGTCAACAGCCATGCAATTGATTAAGGATGGGGAATAGTGGGTATCTACAACTACAAGAAATCCAATAGAGAATACGcgactttgaagaaaaaccaaGATATGGAGTTCACATTTTATTCAAGGTCTTTCAGAAAGCCTAAACAAAGGGGAAAAGGAAGACCAGCAATATATTGCCCAAAAGCTGCGCGTCCTACCaggaattgaagaaaatgttccCTCTTGAATTACATGAACACTAATCTTGAGAAGGGTTTCACTGAAATTAACTTTTACACAGGCAATCAAATTGGACCAATTGACATAATGGACCCTTCATTTCCATGAGGTTAGCTAGAAAATGTCACAATGTGCGTTGAGTTTGAAagaaagtaaatatttttgaaccaGCTAAGGAACTTTTGAATTGACGCAATTTCATTGTATCATTCAGTGTTTTACGCATTCTTTCATATCCTTTACCAAATTACGAAATGAAAGTAAAGGTTTGTTCATCTAAAATCCATTGAAAAGATTTTAAGCACAATATATGTAAAACAACTCACCCCAATTTGCTCATATATATTAGGAATtattaaataaaatgaaaaataacagATAAATAAACTGGTAAATTTTAAAACAGTTCATTTTAGGTTATAAAATCTTATCTACTAGATTTTGACACTCCTATTCATAAGTGTCACACTTCTTCCTAGCTTCAAATTTAGAAAAGCGAAGACAACAAACGcaatgatgaaaatggaagACCACATTCTTGCAATTGATTGGTTGTTGTTCAGTATCATAAAAGTGTTTGTGACACATGTATGTCCACAAAAAGGTCACCATTCAGCAAAACTGTATTAGCGACAAGAACGCTCGATTGGACTTTTGAAGCAAGGAGCAGCCCAAATGCCATTCTATTTAAGTATTGTCCACACTCAAATACTAAAGATGACACGTAAGATCAGCAAGTCTTCATTGactaatttcaaaacttcattcaGCTCAGAGATGgagctttgccatttttctgTGATATGTGGATGTCAAGCGAACTTTCTTAAAAGTTATAAATATGGACAGAGTGGGGCCGTAGGCTTTTTGGCTTTTagttcattaaaaaaaaggcgAAAGGCGGAAATCTTTACCGTCGCTTCAAGAAACTACACGAGGCTCAAAAGCAAATATTAGCCCTACAAATCCAACAGAAGAAATTGTACAAAAATCTTACAAGTTCGAATGGACGTCCTTCTTATCAGTCCATTCCACACCACGTCTGGGGAAAACTTGATATGTACTTTAGCCGCCTTGGAAATAGTACGAACGAAGCTCCCCCGAGATATTTCAAACGCTCTTGAATCGACGATAGAGAGAAGCCATTCAATTGAGAGAAATTTCctcatttcaaatgacttgCCAAACTAGAGTATATCTCACTGACAACTCAAATCTGTTTTGAAAGACGTACGTATATGGTTCATTCATTTCAGGTGTTCAATGTGGTTCCCTCCATATCTGCCATAACAGGCATCTCTCCGGGGCGTTACCTGTGGCGTATAGTCATCGCCTTCCACATTGGCCCTCGGTTGTTAATAGCCTACACATATTTCCAGTTCCTCCAGGGACTGGTGATCTCATTTCAGTCCCAGAAAGAGAATTACAAAACCAGTAGTGGAACCTTGTCGCcatcgccgtcgtcgtcgtcgtcttcctccATTGACGGGTCTTGGGGTCGAGGTCGGATTCTTTCCAAATTGGTTCGAGGCGTATTCTATGCTCAGCTTGTGGAAATGGTTGGGCTCTGTGGGATATCCTTTATTCATAATAGAGAACACTACCGTGAGTACACTATTCACACACTATTCACACACTAATGATTGCCAATCATCATCAGAAGTTACAAGCGCAAGGTGATACATATCTGTTGGGGTATTGCCCAAAAGTGCTTCCTTTTAACTTGGAAAACAATACACATACAGTATGCCCCGCTTTGTGGCCCAACCTCCACATTTTCCCCCAGGAAGAGCTCGTCAATTTCAGTGTTAAACATCGCCAATATCTTGGAAAGCGTTCTATGTATATCATCCAACGTAAACAAGGCGTGTGGCCTAAGGAAGTGCTAATACTTATTTTTAGGTAAAGTGTGTAAATAATTTTACCAAGTTCAAAGGAGATCCTTGTTATCTCCATATCTACCAATTTACTTTAATAATGAAACTTTTAGAAGTGTCCTAAGCGTCGTTGTCTATCCGTCATcttattttgctttatttGGCAACACACAAGGGTGACTAACTTGACAATTTCCCGGTTAAGAGCTGTCACCCTGGTATCTTTCTGGAATCCAGCCAAAGAATCGCAGTTCTAGCCCCGAAATTCTCAGCAGATCTCTTCAGGAGGCGTATCTGTGTCACTGAAGGCCACTCTGATTGACATAGAGACAgttcttttgcaaaatgttcACCCTCGCGGCCACTAGAATCCAAGTAGTACAAACTCGATACGAAAACTTGACCACAAACGCTTTACTGACTTGTTTTCGGTTCGCCATCTCGATCCAGGTGATTCGCCACGAAAGCCATAGATCTGCAGGAACACAAGACTTGGTGAGGCTCAGAGAAACCTCTCAATTTTCTGTCCATTATCTCGAATTAGGAGATTCCGGCCCATTCGCAACAAAAAGAATAGTTACGATTTTTCCCAGGATCGATGGGTTGTTGCCaactggaacaagaacaagtcaAGAAATCTTGGGCTTAGTTCGCATAGAAAATTGTTAGAGAGTTTGAAGAAACCGCCCACTGATGCTTAAACGTGAACACATTCCAATTTCATGCATGGCTAGTTGTGTTTCCCCAAGTCTTGTCCTTCTCGTTTTGCCGCCTGAGATCTTTCCACTTTCCACGATCTCCCTTCTCCAGTCAAATCTTATTGCGAGCGTGTTCTGATGGAAACGCTCCACAAGAGGAAacttcctttcaaaatttcatacaTTCTTTCTTGAGCCTGTGATTTATAACCTACTGATATGCGGAGCATCTTCGTGTGTGCCATCAAGTATAAGCTACAGCTCGAGGCCAACCAGAAAACTTAGCCCTCCAAATCGTGATTTTCCAATCTAAAATTTATGATTCGGAGCAGGATTTTTTTAGCGTTTCGTGGGTGCTGTTCTTTCCTGCCTCTGCATTTATTTGAACATGATCATGGCTGTAGAAAGGGGCCTGGGCTCTCTTTCTTCTATTCAAGAGGCAAGTCATGGAACCTGCAGTTCCAGGAACTGGAGATTCCGAGAACCAAAGAAGTCGAGTAAAAGGCCTGCAGAGAACAGAGATACAAGGAACTAAAAGGAAAAGAGCTTGGTTTTGTCGGTTTTCCCTGCAAAATCGACTGTTGGTTGTCAAGAATGGACACAAATAGGGCCCTGTCCTTCCCGAAAACGCCACCATAGCCGAGATGGGTATCTTTGAGATGCAAATTTATTTATTACGAGCTTGTTTCGCAATTGGGGTCTGAATGAACAAATGCGGAGAAACTTCGCATTGCCAACTCTTCATGCACTAACTTGCCTGCACCTCTTGACGTTTAATCTACATACGAAATGACTATTTCAGCCAAAATGCAAACTAATGTCATTGATTTCCGTCTTTTCCACTTGAGTAATCTGCTCTACATTTTGAGCCTGAGAGAGAGCTTCATAGTTGTAGGTTCTGCAATGACAAAATTATAGCACTAAATTCATTAATGGCACGTCACGTCCAGATTTGACAGTGGGAAACTTCTGAAGCAAGTCACATCGTGGAACAGGGGCTTTTGAGTGTGATGACGTTTTCCCTCGGGCTCAATTTGTCTTTCATGCATGCGGGtgttttttcacttttggatttcttttgaGTAAAAATGGGGGTcacaaattggtcaaaataatCGAATCATTAAGGCTTTTTTCGAGGGAGACGTAGATATTATCTGATAAATGAGATTGTGCTGGTTGAACAAGTTGAGCTTTTTTATTATGAgaaattcattattttctcAGAAGAAAGCTCCTACGCCATTTTGTTCATTCTTCAACCTTGATttacaaaaagttcaaatgaTGCATCATTACGTGATTTCTATGATGATTCTCATATACTGCTTTTTAAGTGCTTTTGCAGGCGGCGAAACTTGAGTGCAGGAAGTAAATTTATCCTTTAACGTCATAAGATTTGTCTATTCATTGTGAAATAATGGATTCCTTAAGAAATTCTCTCATTTCTCAGGAACTAATAGTACATAAGAATAAATACTATGAAGACCTTACCTTGCGATCTAGctcataaaaaacttacatacctaaaaatatttcaaaaaaactaTTATCATCAAAACCTAATTGATGGAAAACGCATGAAAGGACCCTTTATTCACATATAACTCAGTAGTGGTTTCAACGATCATGATCTGATGTGTATTATATTCGGGTAGTACATTAGTGTGCTGCAAtgcaaaatgtcatcaaacgggtttttgaaaatcagtgttgcAAAATTCTGTAAGTGTGTTAGTTTTGAGAGTGACGTAAAAtccaaaaacaatgaaatcaaaattgtttctcACGGTTTTGCAAGCAAAAGAAGGGCTAAGATGTGTGTTTAGGTATTTCCAtagaaacttgaaaatgcattttaacCATTGTGACCAGAAAACAAGGGACCATATTTTCGATTTTGATTCATTGTGAACCTCGGGCCAGCATTCCAATTAGGCCCACAGTAGATATTGACGGCTCTCATAACATGAAGTTTCTTCTGAAAATGGAGATGTTTTATGAAAGATAATAAGAGCCACAACGAAGTCGGCCCGATTGGAAATGGATATGTTCTTGTTAAAGATAAGGGTGCAGATTTCAGGCAAATAAAAAGGGCCTTTGAAGCCCCCAAAGAGGCAGAAAAAAGGAGCCAGCATAACAAATAAATTGACAAGTAAAACCAACAATGCCAAATAAATTGACAAATAAAGCAGAGGTTTGTTGATTTGAAACCCATAGTGAAGCTTTTTAGCCCAAAGTTATTGATGAACCACAACACCTCACTTaaatttgccctttttgttATACACTGGTAtacaaaatgataaaacaaGCAAGTAAAACTTGACCCTGCAAATGAATTTCCTTTTGGGCGTAAAATCTTATTCTGTAGGACCTAAATATGAACCATAATGACATCGAGGTTTCTGTTCATTCGCTCCACATCTCTACGACTTCCAGACCATAGACTGCCAAAATTAATCGAAGTTTGGGTTAGTGGTCAACATTTGCTCGACTTAGCACCCGTCTGACGAGGAACAAATGTCAACTCTACTTTATTTGGTCCAAGTGGAAACAAATTACTTACCATGTTCCAAGCGAAGCCTTGTAACTAAAACGAGACATGTTGAGTCTTCTGTTCTTCTGTTCTGGTGATCTAATAGTTTTATCTTTCTTTACAGCTACTCATGAGAAAGGGTTCATCTTGTATCTGTCGTCCTCTCATGTTCTATTCCTCTTGGTTCTGACCATCTACTATCTGGTGTGGCCTCACTTGAACGCTGGTCAACAGAGGTCTTACTACAAGAAACTCtacattttccttttctcGACCTTTTCACTATTCCTCATGGCCTACTTCTACTATAGACACATCAGACACTGTGATGCCTTGGGTAAGATATCTCGATTATCACACACGAAAATCCCGACACATAATCTTCAAGACAAGATTCCAATAAAAGACGCTTCGCTTGCCAGACGAGTGAGGGGCTCAGGGCGCTTTCTTTCTATGAAGTTGAGAATAGAGTTCCATCAGTTCATATTGATGCTCAACCATATGGTATGGAGGGGAGAAGATTTAGGAAGGCCGTGTTTGCCTACGACAAAAAGGAAGGAGGAAAGGCCAcaacaaaaaagtgaataCACCAACAAAAGCTGGCCcagaaattgtgttttcatTGGTGAAACTCAGTCCGGATGCTCTCACTTCCCACGGGAGTATGAACATCATTTGTCTTTTCAAACAGTTACCCGATGGTTTTTTGTCACATGATAAAGCACGAACTTTTTTGGATCGAACGTACAGCTTGTGAATTTCTGGTCCCATTGTATAAAATTGTCTGCCCAGGCTTTTAGCTCCATGTAAAAATGATATATCAATAACAATTTCAGACCATTCCTACAGAATTTGTGGCTGAACGTACGCTTAGGCTTTACTTAAAGAACCATTTTTCATGAGTTTTTGACGTCACACTCTGTGGCCAAACAATTTAGCCCAAAGTCgaccaaaaagaagagaacaCTTGGTGTAAGCGAAAATATCACGCCCAGAAATGCCAATTCTCTGGATCTGAactaatctaaaaaaaatgcaggaTCAAGATTTGTTTTGTCCTTTTTCATAGGCTTGATTACGCAAATATCGTTAGTTTTTTTAGTTTTAAGTCATTGATGCTCAATTTTGGCAGGGAAAGAGTCAAAATAAGGCTAAATTTTGTGTCTTGCTGGAGCCATCGAAGGGCTTTCTCTTGAACTATCCGAACTAATGTAGTTACAAAATTTGTCTGAATTAAACCAAATCTAGTTCCTTTGGAGTATTCATTCAAGGGAAAGACAAGTAGAAAGGCCAAACGACCTTTGGATAAGATTTACGAGGGTCTCTGAGCAGAGCTCCCCAAGATGTTTGGTGACATCTTTATTCTTCTTTGGAAAAGTCTTCTCGCTTGAGTTGCTTGAACGTATGTGAATCTGGATTTGCTTTACCATGTCAAAAAGTGCCCAGTCTTCAACTGATTAAGTGCATATTGGACAAAGTAGCTGCAAGATTATTCCTCTGGTCTAAAAGGTTCCGCAGAATCGAACTCCAGTACGATCAAGTAGCTCAAGATCACCTTCCTGCTCTTGGCTAAATTATTCATGGAGAATAATGTTCTCTAGACTTTGGACTCATATCAGATCCCTTTCTAAAATAGGGCTTATAGTGGACAGTATATGAGCTGGGCGGAGTATGTTTGTTAGCAAAATATTTGTATATCCAAGGCGCCATGTTCAGTTGGCCCTGCTTTTGCTGTTCATCATGCCCCATATACCAAGCCAAAACCACAAAACACGCGTCACTCGAGCCATCAGTAGGGAAGGTATCAGGAATTCTCAAATTGTCACTTCGAGGCGGAAAAGCGCATTAAAAATCAGCAGCCAGGGCCCCTAATCTGACACTCATCCAAATTCTGGCAAGGTTCTGGCGAAACGAGACAAGAAATCAAGATGCCATACCGTGTGGTTCCTTCTTAAGCCGACTCGATCTTATCCAAATCAGGGGGGAAATCTCCCAAGTAAATCCTCTTAAAGCACGACAGGAACACACGTCGTGCAGGAGCTT from Tigriopus californicus strain San Diego chromosome 3, Tcal_SD_v2.1, whole genome shotgun sequence encodes:
- the LOC131877392 gene encoding post-GPI attachment to proteins factor 2-like isoform X1 translates to MKENMSDDLLNKSLQPSLGDSLDCDIPTTHSPDLVTLNNPPGPNHHHPTHYANNHINVGMSLNSNCCQSNGNPKNARIWVRFSFRQLCQICLAMPLVGLVVCLLIAVIFQFEHIQETACKVFNVVPSISAITGISPGRYLWRIVIAFHIGPRLLIAYTYFQFLQGLVISFQSQKENYKTSSGTLSPSPSSSSSSSIDGSWGRGRILSKLVRGVFYAQLVEMVGLCGISFIHNREHYPTHEKGFILYLSSSHVLFLLVLTIYYLVWPHLNAGQQRSYYKKLYIFLFSTFSLFLMAYFYYRHIRHCDALAFSIFAFVEYFVAAANMAFYWTIVDDLPNEEVTVGRPSSTTSMSNGSNHLDGGDPITKKDN